Genomic DNA from Microbacterium sp. NC79:
AGGCACAGTTCCTGCCTGACGACGAGATCACCAAGGCTTCTGCTGCGGCAACGGCGGCTTCGCGCGCTGTTCCGGCGAGCGCTAACTGGGCTGGTGTTGAGGCTTCGCTGGTCATCCCAGACACGCTGGTCAAGATCGCTCAGGGTGGCGACATCAAGCCGCTGGCTGAGGAACTCGACAAGAAGATCGAAGAGATCCTCAACAAGTAGTAACAAGCTGGAGGGGCTCCGGGGACACCCACACACATCCGGAGCCCCTTCCTTTTTTGTCAGGAAGGACCGCGCATGAGCGCCACCGTGACGCGCGCTGAAAAGGCGTCGCACGAGAAGCCCCGAACCCGAGGGGGCGAGAACATCGAGCAGCGTGCTGTTCGTGACGCTAAAGAGCGGGCGCGCAAGCGCACGCTGCGCGAAGCCGTTGGCGGCTGGGGTCTGCTGACTCCCGCACTGATTGTGCTCGGCGTCATGGTGGGATACCCCGCCGTGCTCATGGTGATTCAGTCGTTCACCAACCTCACCACGAAGAACAAAGTTCAGGGCACCATGCCCGACTTTGTCGGATTCGATAACTACATCGACATCCTGACGCAGAGTGACTTCCCGATGGTGCTGGCGCGCAGCCTCGGGCTCATGGTTGTCATCACGGCCTGCATCATGCTGCTGGGCACGCTGATCGCCGTCATCATGACGAAGCTCAGCAAGTGGTCTCGCATTATGGTTTCGGTCGGTCTGCTCCTCGCCTGGTCGATGCCGCCGCTGGCATCCACGGTCGTCTGGGGCTGGATCTTTGACACGCAGTACGGCGTCGTCAACTGGGCCCTGAACACGATCACCGGAACCAACGACTTCACCAACCACGGCTGGTTGGCGAACCCCTGGACCTTCATGGCGATCGTCGTGATCATCGTTGTCTGGATGGGTGTTCCCTTCGTCGTCTTCACCCTGTACGCCGCTCTCGGCCAGGTGCCTGGTGAAGTGTTGGAGGCTGCTGCCCTCGACGGAACCACGGGCTTGCGCCGCTTCCGTTACATCGTCTTCCCGTACCTGCGCAGTGTCTTCACGGTGGTGCTGATTCTGCAGGTGATTTGGAACCTCAACATCTTCACGCAGGTCTACGCCCTGCAAAGCCGCGGTGGTACCGCGAGCGAGACGAACGTGCTCGGCACCTACCTGTACCGCCTGGGCGCCGGTGACTACGGCATGACCAGTGCGATCGGTGTGATCATGGTGGTCATCCTGCTCACCCTCTCCATCGGCTACATCCGCAATTCTCTGAAGGAGGAGGAACAGTGAGTACCCTCACCGAAACCCTCGTGGCACCAACCGGGCAGAAGCCCGCGAAGCTGCCAGGCCAGCGCAAGCCTTCGGCGCGCAAGGTCTTCACCCGCACCGGACTCAACATCGCGGCCGTGGTGATCTTCCTGTGCAGCATCTTCCCGGTGTACTGGATGATCAACATGTCGTTGACGCCGTCCAACAAGATCATTAGCCGCACGCCGAGCCTGTTCCCCTCCGAGTTCACGCTGCGCAACTATGACACCGCGTGGAACCGCCAGGCAGCTCCCGGCCAGACCGACTTTCCGAATGCTCTGGTCACGACGACGCTGATTACGCTTGGTGTGCTGGTCGCGACGCTGATTGTCGCCTTCATCGCGTCGATTGCGTTGGCACGCTTTCGCTTCAAGGGCCGCAAGACCTTTATCGTCTCCATCCTGATCATTCAGATGATCCCTGGCGCCGCCATGATGTTCACGATCTTCGGAATGATCGATGACTGGCGTCTGCTGAACACCATGGTCGGCCTTGGCATCGTGTATCTCGCTGCCGTGCTGCCGTTCACAATCTGGACTCTCCGCGGCTTCGTCGCCGGGGTTCCGATTGAGCTCGAAGAAGCCGCCATGATCGACGGCTGCACCCGTGCACAGGCCTTCTGGAAGGTTACATTCCCGCTGCTCGCACCTGGTCTGGTGTCGACGGGTATCTTCGCGTTCATCCAGTCGTGGAACGAGTTTGTGATGGCTTTGCTCATCATGAAGGGCCAGAACCTCACCCTGGTTCCGTGGCTGTACTCCTTCCAATCGGCAACCGAAGCCACCAACTGGGGTGCGGTGATGGCGGCATCGACGCTCATCTCGCTGCCGGTTGTCGTCTTCTTCCTCTTCGTGCAAGGACGCATGACTGGCGGACTCGTATCGGGAGCAGTGAAGGGCTAATGAAAGTAGGACTCGACGTCGGCGGCACGAAGGTGCACGCCGTGGCGATCGGGGACGACAACACGATTCTTGCGGAGGCGCGCTTGGCGACCCGCACGGGTGACGACGGGGTGGTGGCATCCATTAGGGACGCCATCGCGCAGGTCGTGCCAGAAGGTTTCGTTGCTTCGTCCATCGGTATCGGAATTCCTGGCCAAATCGTGCCAGGCACGAACCGCGTGCAACACGCGGTAAACCTGGGCATCACAGACCTTGATCTAGCCGCGGCTCTGGCGCCGTACACGGCGGCTCCCGTGCGCATCGAAAACGATGTGAAGGCCGCCACGATCGGTGCGCACGCCCTGCGCGGCGGCGGTGATGCGTTGGCATACCTGAACATCGGAACCGGTGTTGCCGCTGGTCTCATGCTGCACGGCAAGCTGCACCGCGGTGCGCAGGGGATCGCGGGCGAGATCGGCCACATGAGTGTCGATCCAGCCGGGCCTGCGTGTCGGTGCGGTCAGCGCGGTTGTATCGAGGCGCTCTGCGGTGGTGGCGCGGTGACGGAACGCTGGGGACACTCAGGCACGCTGCCGATCCGCGATATTTTTGACGCCGCTGATGCGGGCAACGAGCGTGCAGCCGAACTTCGATCTGGCATTGCGCAAGGCATCGCAGCGGCGGTTCGCGTGCTGGTGCTTTCCACCGATGCTGATGCTGTCGTTGTTGGCGGTGGCGTTGCTGCTGTCGGCGACCGACTGTTCGACGATGTGCGCGCCATCTTCCGTCAGGCAGCCGAATCCTCGCCGTTTCTGCGGTCGCTGGGTTTCGATGCCAGAATGGAGACGCTACCGGCGGCGTCGCCCGCGGCGGCATTGGGTGCCGCTCTTGTCGGAGTAGCAGAATTTTCTGAAGGAGCATTGGCCCATGGCTGAAGTTGTTATTGTCGCGGACCGTGATGAGGCCGGCCGCCTGGTCGCTAATGAAATCGCGCGCCTGGTTCGAAGCAACCCGCAGACGGTCCTGGGGCTGGCAACCGGTTCCACGCCGTTGCCTGTGTATCAGGCATTGCGTGAGTCGCTCGAAGGCGTCGACGTCTCACACGTGCGCGGATTCGCCCTCGACGAGTACGTCGGTATCGACCCGGCGCATCACGAGAGCTACCGCAGCGTGATCACCCGCGAAGTTGTTGAGCCCCTTGGCCTCACCCCCGAGAACATTAACGTTCCAAACGGAGCGGTCGAGGGCATCGAGCACGCAGGCGCTGATTACGAAGAGCGCATCATCGCGGCAGGCGGCATCGATTTGCAGATTCTTGGCATTGGTACTGACGGGCACATTGGTTTCAACGAACCGGGCTCATCGTTTGCCTCGCGCACACGCGTGAAGACGCTGACGGAGCAGACCCGCTCAGACAATGCCCGCTTCTTCGACAGCAAGGACGAGGTTCCTGTGCACTGCATTACGCAGGGACTCGGAACCATTCTGCGCGCTCGCCACCTGGTGCTGTTGGCATTTGGTGAGGGTAAGGCCGACGCTGTTGCCGCGGCCGTTGAAGGCGCCGTCAGCGCGCTCGTGCCCGGCTCTGCCATCCAGTTGCACGAGCACGTCACGGTGGTCGTTGATGAGGCTGCCGCGAGCAAGCTGAGCCGTGCGGACTACTACAAGTACGCGTGGGCAAACAAGCCGGCGTGGCAGGGAATCTAACCCCGCGCTCGCAACACTTCGTTCACAGGCGCTTCTCCCCACGCAAGGGGGAGAAGCGCCTGTGTGCTGAGTGGGGCGATTGTGACGCTCGGCAGGTCGGTTAGCGTGAGCCAGCGCGCCTCGGCAATCTCGGCTGCCGCCCTGATCATGCTGATGTCGGTCAGCTGAAGTGCGAAACAGTCGGCGACGACGTCGAACCCACGTTCGTTGGCAGCCGCCGTACGGTGCACGCCGAGCGGTATGAGAAGGGCGGGATCAACGACGATGCCGAGTTCCTCAGCGAGTTCGCGCACCGCCGTCTCTGCGGGAGTTTCCCCTGCCTCCGGCTTTCCGCCCGGTTGCATGAAGGCGTCGGTGCCGCGCTTTCGCACCATCAGCGCGCGGTTATCGGCATCGGTGATGAGCACCGCGCTGACGCGAATGACAGCACCAGTCATGAGGCAAACACCTTTCCGGGGTTGAGAATGCCTGCCGGATCAAAAGCACGCATCACTCGCTGTTGCAGCTGCCATTGCGCGTCACCCAGTTCAGCTTTCAACCATCGGCTCTTCAACACCCCGACACCGTGTTCACCCGTCAGCGTCCCGCCCACCCGCAGCGCCGAGGTGAAAAGGTCATCCGCCGCTTCCCAAATATGATCCGGAACATCCTGGCCGTCAAAGACGAAGTTGGGGTGCAGGTTGCCGTCAGCTGCATGCGCAACGGTCGGAATCGTGACGCCGTAGGCGCGCTCGATGCGCGCAATTTCGTCGAACATGTCGGCGAGACGTGATCGCGGCACGGAGACGTCTTCAATGAGCGTGGTACCAAGCGTTTCCATGGCCGGGTGCATGGAGCGTCGAATGCGGAGAAGTTCGGTGCCGACGTCCGGATCGTCGGTGACAGCCACCTCAGCACCTCGAGCGGTGAGTAACGCCGCGATCGCGTCTGCCTCCTCCGTTGCCGCGACGCCATCCGTCTGAATCGTCAGTTGCGACGCGCCGACGGTCGGAGGATCGAGCTCGAGCAGTCGATGTACGGCGTCAAGCGATGTCGCGTCCATGAGCTCCATGATCGCCGGCTGAATGCCTGCGGCCGTCACGGCAGATGCTCCGGCTGCCGCGTCGCGAACCGAAGAGAATACTGCTGTCACCGTGCATGTGGTTCCGCTCACCGTGCGGCGCAGCTTCAGCGTGGCGCCCACGATGACGCCCAAACGGCCCTCAGAGCCAATCAGGAGTGACGTCAAATCGAAGCCCGCGACACCTTTGACCGTGCGCTTGCCGCAGTGGATGAGTGTGCCGTCGGCGAGGACGACATCGACGCCGAGTACGGCATCCCGGACGACGCCGTATTTCGCGCACAGGAGTCCACCAGCACCGGTGGCGATATTGCCACCCACGGTAGAAATTTCGCGGCTGGCCGGATCCGGTGCCCACCAGACGCCGTGCGGGCGCAGAGCTTCGTTGAGCGCGGCGTTGATGATGCCGGGCTCAACAACGGCGATGAGATCGTCGGGATGGACCTCGAGAACCCGGTTCATGCGGGTTAGGGAGAGGCTGAGCGCGCCTGCGCCGGTGTTCGCGCCGCCAGCAAGGCCGGTGCCTGCACCGCGCGGAACCACGGGGGTGTGCGTTTCAGTCGCGATGCGCATGATGGCTTGCACGTCTGCGACTGATTCCGGGTACAGCACCGCGAGCGGCATGCCTGATGCCGCGTGGCCTGACTTATCGGCGCGCGCATCAGCACGCGCCGCGTCGGTCGTGTCGACTCGGCCAGGCAACACCTGCCGCAACCGATCGACAACCGAAATCATGCGATGTTGCGGCGGCCTGCGACGAGGCCCGTGGCGACGGCGACAACGCCGAAAGCAATACCGATGACGGCCTGGCCCATGTCCCACCAGGCGAGGGTCGCTGCCACGAAGACGAGCAACTCAACGAGGGCACGGATGTAGGGGTGGACGCGCAAGACGGCCTTGGGCGAGACGAACAGTGCCCAGACCAGGATCGCGAGGGCGGGAGCCACAATCGCGACGACGATGTTCCACGGGAAGGC
This window encodes:
- a CDS encoding YrdB family protein, which encodes MAETPSANDVRPALSVVDIVRFVVGLTAFATLALWGALGFAFPWNIVVAIVAPALAILVWALFVSPKAVLRVHPYIRALVELLVFVAATLAWWDMGQAVIGIAFGVVAVATGLVAGRRNIA
- a CDS encoding ROK family protein is translated as MKVGLDVGGTKVHAVAIGDDNTILAEARLATRTGDDGVVASIRDAIAQVVPEGFVASSIGIGIPGQIVPGTNRVQHAVNLGITDLDLAAALAPYTAAPVRIENDVKAATIGAHALRGGGDALAYLNIGTGVAAGLMLHGKLHRGAQGIAGEIGHMSVDPAGPACRCGQRGCIEALCGGGAVTERWGHSGTLPIRDIFDAADAGNERAAELRSGIAQGIAAAVRVLVLSTDADAVVVGGGVAAVGDRLFDDVRAIFRQAAESSPFLRSLGFDARMETLPAASPAAALGAALVGVAEFSEGALAHG
- a CDS encoding FAD-binding oxidoreductase, with the translated sequence MISVVDRLRQVLPGRVDTTDAARADARADKSGHAASGMPLAVLYPESVADVQAIMRIATETHTPVVPRGAGTGLAGGANTGAGALSLSLTRMNRVLEVHPDDLIAVVEPGIINAALNEALRPHGVWWAPDPASREISTVGGNIATGAGGLLCAKYGVVRDAVLGVDVVLADGTLIHCGKRTVKGVAGFDLTSLLIGSEGRLGVIVGATLKLRRTVSGTTCTVTAVFSSVRDAAAGASAVTAAGIQPAIMELMDATSLDAVHRLLELDPPTVGASQLTIQTDGVAATEEADAIAALLTARGAEVAVTDDPDVGTELLRIRRSMHPAMETLGTTLIEDVSVPRSRLADMFDEIARIERAYGVTIPTVAHAADGNLHPNFVFDGQDVPDHIWEAADDLFTSALRVGGTLTGEHGVGVLKSRWLKAELGDAQWQLQQRVMRAFDPAGILNPGKVFAS
- a CDS encoding carbohydrate ABC transporter permease, yielding MSATVTRAEKASHEKPRTRGGENIEQRAVRDAKERARKRTLREAVGGWGLLTPALIVLGVMVGYPAVLMVIQSFTNLTTKNKVQGTMPDFVGFDNYIDILTQSDFPMVLARSLGLMVVITACIMLLGTLIAVIMTKLSKWSRIMVSVGLLLAWSMPPLASTVVWGWIFDTQYGVVNWALNTITGTNDFTNHGWLANPWTFMAIVVIIVVWMGVPFVVFTLYAALGQVPGEVLEAAALDGTTGLRRFRYIVFPYLRSVFTVVLILQVIWNLNIFTQVYALQSRGGTASETNVLGTYLYRLGAGDYGMTSAIGVIMVVILLTLSIGYIRNSLKEEEQ
- the nagB gene encoding glucosamine-6-phosphate deaminase codes for the protein MAEVVIVADRDEAGRLVANEIARLVRSNPQTVLGLATGSTPLPVYQALRESLEGVDVSHVRGFALDEYVGIDPAHHESYRSVITREVVEPLGLTPENINVPNGAVEGIEHAGADYEERIIAAGGIDLQILGIGTDGHIGFNEPGSSFASRTRVKTLTEQTRSDNARFFDSKDEVPVHCITQGLGTILRARHLVLLAFGEGKADAVAAAVEGAVSALVPGSAIQLHEHVTVVVDEAAASKLSRADYYKYAWANKPAWQGI
- a CDS encoding NUDIX domain-containing protein — its product is MTGAVIRVSAVLITDADNRALMVRKRGTDAFMQPGGKPEAGETPAETAVRELAEELGIVVDPALLIPLGVHRTAAANERGFDVVADCFALQLTDISMIRAAAEIAEARWLTLTDLPSVTIAPLSTQALLPLAWGEAPVNEVLRARG
- a CDS encoding carbohydrate ABC transporter permease — encoded protein: MSTLTETLVAPTGQKPAKLPGQRKPSARKVFTRTGLNIAAVVIFLCSIFPVYWMINMSLTPSNKIISRTPSLFPSEFTLRNYDTAWNRQAAPGQTDFPNALVTTTLITLGVLVATLIVAFIASIALARFRFKGRKTFIVSILIIQMIPGAAMMFTIFGMIDDWRLLNTMVGLGIVYLAAVLPFTIWTLRGFVAGVPIELEEAAMIDGCTRAQAFWKVTFPLLAPGLVSTGIFAFIQSWNEFVMALLIMKGQNLTLVPWLYSFQSATEATNWGAVMAASTLISLPVVVFFLFVQGRMTGGLVSGAVKG